A genome region from Eurosta solidaginis isolate ZX-2024a chromosome 2, ASM4086904v1, whole genome shotgun sequence includes the following:
- the LOC137242522 gene encoding uncharacterized protein, which translates to MKIFVIVLATVVVVNARPGGYGGGGGGGAAGANAGSSSSANAQGGGGGYGGGGHGGGSHGGPGGFGGGGHGGQAGFGGGGGGLGGGGFGGGGHSGSGGGGLGGFGGGSGSHAGAGAGGSAGGFGGGSQGGIGGGGLGGGGGGGHGGGLGGYGGAGGGLGSGGFGGRGHGGSGGGGLGGFGGGSGSHAGAGAGGSTGGFGGGSQGGFGGGGLDGGSGGSGGGGHGGFGGGGSQGGFGGGSHGGFGGSGHGGSGGFGGGGHGGFGGANANANAAASAKGGAGGLANANANARATAKAGGHGGGYGK; encoded by the coding sequence atgaaaatattCGTCATAGTTCTTGCCACTGTGGTGGTAGTTAATGCCCGGCCAGGTGGTTATGGCGGTGGTGGCGGTGGCGGTGCTGCCGGTGCCAATGCTGGTTCAAGTTCATCGGCTAATGCTCAAGGTGGAGGCGGCGGTTATGGTGGTGGTGGACACGGTGGCGGTAGCCATGGAGGACCCGGTGGATTTGGTGGCGGCGGACATGGGGGTCAAGCTGGATTCGGTGGTGGTGGCGGTGGTCTTGGTGGTGGAGGATTTGGAGGCGGAGGCCATAGTGGAAGTGGTGGAGGTGGTTTAGGCGGATTTGGTGGTGGAAGCGGTAGTCACGCTGGAGCCGGTGCCGGCGGTAGTGCTGGCGGATTTGGAGGAGGCTCTCAGGGTGGTATTGGAGGTGGCGGCCTTGGTGGAGGCGGAGGCGGTGGTCACGGCGGAGGTCTAGGTGGATATGGCGGTGCTGGCGGTGGTCTAGGTAGTGGCGGATTCGGCGGCCGTGGCCATGGAGGAAGTGGTGGAGGTGGTTTAGGCGGATTTGGTGGTGGAAGCGGTAGTCACGCTGGAGCCGGTGCCGGCGGTAGTACTGGTGGATTTGGAGGAGGCTCTCAGGGTGGTTTTGGAGGTGGCGGCCTTGATGGAGGCAGTGGAGGATCTGGTGGCGGCGGTCATGGTGGATTTGGCGGAGGTGGTAGTCAAGGTGGTTTTGGTGGTGGCAGTCATGGTGGATTCGGCGGCAGCGGTCATGGTGGGTCAGGTGGATTTGGCGGCGGCGGTCATGGTGGATTCGGTGGTGCTAATGCTAATGCTAACGCTGCTGCTTCCGCCAAAGGTGGTGCTGGTGGTCTTGCCAATGCCAATGCCAATGCACGTGCCACCGCGAAAGCCGGCGGTCACGGTGGTGGTTACGGCAAGTAA
- the LOC137242523 gene encoding uncharacterized protein has protein sequence MKVWFVVAMMITAISALPQFGFGGPSIYGGGPGIYGGGPGFGGGGFGRPGFGGGPGFGGPGFSGGGGGFGRPGFGSGPGFGGPGFGGGGFGRPGFGGGSGFGSPGFVGGSGGFERPGFVGQGFGGPGGRGGGDGASSASASSSANSAGGLGGDASSSASSSASTSGDDRFG, from the coding sequence atgaAAGTTTGGTTTGTTGTGGCGATGATGATTACAGCAATTTCCGCGTTGCCGCAATTCGGTTTTGGTGGACCAAGCATTTATGGTGGTGGACCAGGCATTTATGGTGGCGGACCTGGTTTTGGTGGTGGGGGATTCGGACGTCCTGGTTTTGGTGGCGGTCCAGGCTTTGGTGGCCCTGGATTTAGTGGTGGTGGAGGAGGCTTTGGACGTCCTGGCTTTGGTAGCGGTCCAGGTTTTGGTGGCCCTGGATTTGGTGGTGGTGGCTTTGGCCGTCCCGGGTTTGGTGGCGGTTCAGGTTTTGGCAGCCCTGGATTTGTTGGTGGTAGTGGAGGCTTTGAACGTCCTGGATTTGTTGGTCAAGGATTTGGAGGTCCAGGCGGTCGTGGTGGTGGTGATGGTGCTTCTTCTGCCTCAGCATCTTCAAGCGCTAACTCTGCAGGTGGTCTTGGGGGCGATGCTTCATCGTCTGCATCTTCTTCTGCCTCAACATCAGGTGACGATCGTTTCGGCTAA